A genomic region of Planococcus kocurii contains the following coding sequences:
- a CDS encoding peptide-methionine (S)-S-oxide reductase, protein MEVLYIAGGCLWGVEAFIKTLPGVIFTEAGRANGTSPTREGDYDGYAECVKTAFDPAIVTCQELMGYLFEIIDPYSLNKQGQDIGEKYRTGVYSEKPQHLEEAEAFLRERSDYDLIVVEVRALTNYVKSAEEHQDRLTRCPDDYCHIPEELLSKYK, encoded by the coding sequence ATGGAAGTGTTATATATTGCGGGTGGATGTTTATGGGGAGTAGAAGCTTTTATTAAAACTTTGCCTGGTGTCATATTTACAGAAGCGGGAAGGGCTAACGGAACAAGTCCTACACGTGAAGGAGATTACGATGGCTACGCCGAATGTGTGAAGACAGCATTTGATCCAGCCATTGTGACATGCCAAGAATTAATGGGCTATTTATTTGAAATTATCGATCCATACAGTTTAAACAAACAAGGGCAGGACATTGGTGAGAAATACAGAACGGGTGTATACAGTGAAAAGCCTCAGCACTTAGAAGAAGCAGAGGCATTTCTTCGCGAGAGAAGCGATTACGACCTTATCGTAGTTGAGGTACGGGCGCTTACAAACTACGTAAAAAGTGCAGAAGAACATCAAGATCGGTTGACCAGATGCCCAGATGATTACTGTCATATTCCTGAAGAACTTTTGAGCAAATATAAGTAA
- a CDS encoding GNAT family N-acetyltransferase: MIKIIGRKVELIGNREANLDDLYFWRFEEKEQEAKKWNGPYIPEKRITKEEHRKHWLNEEEIATGVPASLVIRAEGKVIGYVGAYWIDKNTNWLETGIVIYDKDYWNGGYGSEAYKLWIDFLFESTELHRLGMSTWSGNERMIIVAERMGMIIEARIRNARTVEGQYFDAIKMGILREEWEKLSAII; this comes from the coding sequence ATGATAAAGATAATTGGAAGAAAAGTTGAATTAATAGGAAATAGGGAAGCAAACTTGGATGATTTGTATTTTTGGAGATTTGAAGAAAAGGAACAAGAAGCGAAAAAATGGAATGGACCTTACATACCCGAAAAGCGAATAACAAAGGAAGAACATCGCAAACACTGGCTAAATGAAGAAGAGATTGCAACAGGAGTTCCAGCTTCTCTTGTGATAAGAGCTGAGGGAAAAGTGATTGGCTATGTGGGTGCCTACTGGATAGATAAGAATACAAACTGGCTCGAGACCGGAATTGTGATTTACGATAAAGACTATTGGAATGGTGGATATGGTTCGGAAGCTTACAAACTCTGGATTGATTTTCTTTTTGAATCAACAGAATTACATAGATTGGGAATGTCAACCTGGTCCGGAAACGAACGAATGATAATAGTGGCCGAACGAATGGGGATGATTATAGAGGCGCGTATTAGAAATGCCCGAACAGTAGAAGGACAGTATTTTGATGCCATCAAAATGGGTATATTGAGAGAAGAATGGGAGAAACTAAGCGCTATCATATAA